From Vigna unguiculata cultivar IT97K-499-35 chromosome 5, ASM411807v1, whole genome shotgun sequence, the proteins below share one genomic window:
- the LOC114183690 gene encoding 60S ribosomal protein L37-3 codes for MGKGTGSFGKRRNKTHTLCVRCGRRSFHLQKSRCAACAFPAARTRKYNWSVKAIRRKTTGTGRMRYLRHVPRRFKSGFREGTEAAPRKRGAATTA; via the exons ATG GGGAAGGGAACAGGGAGTTTCGGTAAGAGGAGGAACAAGACCCACACCCTCTGTGTCAGATGTGGCCGTCGCAGTTTCCACCTCCAGAAAAGTCGCTGTGCTGCGTGTGCTTTCCCAGCAGCGCGCACTAGAAAAT ATAACTGGAGCGTCAAGGCCATTAGGAGAAAGACCACTGGAACGGGAAGAATGAGGTATCTGCGTCACGTGCCTCGCAGATTCAAGAGCGGCTTCAGAGAGG GTACCGAAGCTGCACCCAGGAAGAGAGGAGCGGCTACCACTGCCTAA